Proteins from a single region of Abyssalbus ytuae:
- the mnmA gene encoding tRNA 2-thiouridine(34) synthase MnmA, with the protein MKRVVIGLSGGVDSSVAAYLLKEAGYEVIGLFMKNWHDDSVTISNECPWLEDSNDAMMVAEKLGIPFQTVDLSKEYKERIVDYMFNEYEKGRTPNPDVLCNREIKFDVFLKIAMSLGADYVATGHYCRKDTVIKEGKEVYRLLAGKDVNKDQSYFLCQLSQEQLSKTLFPIGELTKPEVRKIAAENDLITADKKDSQGLCFIGKVRLPEFLQQKLKPKEGLIIEVPSENNHYKKEIPSFKDKEEELEYFASKHSYNTSDGKVVGKHQGAHYFTKGQRKGLSVGGTAEPLFVIDTDVEHNIIYTGQGKNHPGLYRRTLFVNNDELHWVREDLALKLDGVLKVKARIRYRQPLQEAILYKVDAGLYVDFDQKQSAITEGQFVAFYLDDELIGSGVIS; encoded by the coding sequence ATGAAAAGAGTTGTAATAGGTTTGTCGGGAGGTGTTGACTCCAGTGTTGCTGCCTATCTTTTAAAAGAAGCCGGGTATGAAGTAATTGGCCTTTTTATGAAGAACTGGCATGATGATTCGGTAACTATATCTAATGAATGCCCGTGGCTGGAAGACAGTAATGATGCCATGATGGTAGCAGAAAAACTGGGTATACCATTTCAAACTGTCGATTTAAGTAAAGAATATAAAGAGCGGATAGTAGATTATATGTTTAACGAATACGAGAAGGGACGCACACCAAACCCTGATGTATTGTGTAACCGTGAAATTAAATTTGACGTTTTTCTTAAAATAGCCATGAGTCTGGGTGCCGATTATGTGGCTACAGGCCATTATTGTAGAAAAGATACGGTAATAAAAGAAGGCAAAGAAGTATACAGGCTGTTGGCTGGGAAAGATGTAAATAAGGATCAGTCTTATTTTTTATGCCAGTTATCGCAGGAACAATTAAGTAAAACACTTTTCCCTATAGGTGAATTAACAAAACCCGAAGTAAGAAAAATAGCGGCTGAAAATGATTTGATAACTGCAGATAAAAAAGACTCACAGGGCTTGTGCTTTATTGGCAAAGTAAGGTTACCTGAGTTTTTGCAGCAAAAATTAAAGCCCAAAGAAGGTCTTATTATTGAAGTTCCTTCTGAAAATAACCATTATAAAAAAGAAATTCCTTCTTTTAAAGATAAAGAAGAAGAGTTGGAGTATTTTGCTTCCAAACATTCCTATAATACCTCCGATGGTAAAGTTGTAGGAAAACATCAGGGGGCTCATTATTTTACCAAAGGACAACGAAAAGGGTTGTCTGTTGGGGGTACGGCAGAACCTTTATTTGTAATTGATACCGATGTAGAACATAACATTATTTATACCGGGCAGGGTAAAAATCATCCGGGTCTTTACAGAAGAACACTTTTCGTGAATAATGATGAATTGCATTGGGTGAGGGAAGATCTTGCCTTAAAATTAGATGGAGTATTAAAAGTAAAAGCCAGGATAAGATACAGGCAACCATTACAGGAAGCCATATTATATAAGGTTGATGCAGGATTATATGTAGATTTTGACCAAAAGCAAAGTGCTATTACCGAAGGACAGTTTGTAGCTTTTTATTTAGACGATGAATTAATAGGCTCCGGTGTAATTTCCTGA
- a CDS encoding fasciclin domain-containing protein, with protein MKILKKLNALFMISLTLMFFVSCSSDDDNNDTPPVTGDLTITETASADADLSTFTEALERTEMDATLDASGSYTVFAPTNQAFVDAGITNLDDYTDEELKNIVLNHVLDTKVTSGELTTGYVTTLAVGPNDENVSMYVNAEGGIELNGLASPVANNYDIEATNGVVHKVDAVLTVPNVIDQASVNSEFSLFVEALERFATTYKNQLSTQTDAAFTVFIPTNEAMEDLLLALGYENLAAVPDATLEAILAYHIIASSNMQSGDLTDGATAATLSSDQTLEIDLEGSVAQIVDASPFTTTIVESDIQAENGVIHVIDKVIIPEDVVTQLNGFSIAAYTLFDSEFSMFGEALMKAEHFATLRDREDLTAFIPTNASFEAFLEANGYASLDDVPADVLTQTVLYHVMGSVEEVEDFTTSYVETFAEEATTTNKLSMYVTNDTDLVINGGVDNGGATIVESDIVTSNGVIHVPDAVINLPTVVTFAKADATLTAFLAALTVENGFTFVETLSSADGDPDPFTVFAPTNEAFVSFLTELSITSLGDLPTTAIEGTLNTHVVTGENLLSADLTDAMTISTLGDDIVANITGGATLTDSHARVSSVVNSDIQAWNGVIHIVDKVMLTSDIDL; from the coding sequence ATGAAAATACTAAAAAAATTAAATGCGTTGTTTATGATCTCATTAACGCTTATGTTTTTTGTATCGTGTAGCAGTGATGATGACAACAATGATACACCACCAGTAACGGGAGACCTTACAATTACGGAAACTGCCTCGGCAGATGCAGATTTATCCACTTTTACTGAAGCTCTGGAAAGAACAGAAATGGACGCAACTCTTGACGCTTCTGGTTCTTATACTGTTTTTGCACCTACTAACCAGGCATTTGTAGATGCGGGAATTACCAATCTGGACGACTATACCGATGAAGAATTAAAAAATATCGTTCTTAATCATGTATTGGACACGAAAGTTACATCTGGTGAATTGACAACCGGTTATGTAACCACTTTGGCAGTAGGGCCTAATGATGAAAACGTTAGCATGTATGTAAATGCTGAAGGCGGAATAGAATTAAATGGCTTGGCATCGCCTGTAGCAAATAATTATGATATTGAAGCAACCAACGGGGTTGTTCATAAAGTAGATGCCGTACTAACAGTACCTAACGTAATTGACCAGGCTAGCGTAAACAGTGAATTTTCACTTTTTGTTGAAGCTTTAGAAAGATTCGCAACTACTTATAAAAACCAGTTGTCAACACAAACTGATGCAGCTTTTACAGTTTTTATTCCTACTAATGAGGCAATGGAAGATTTACTACTGGCTCTTGGATATGAAAATCTTGCAGCAGTTCCGGATGCTACATTAGAAGCCATATTGGCTTATCATATTATTGCAAGCAGCAATATGCAATCAGGTGATTTAACCGACGGAGCAACTGCAGCAACCTTGTCTTCCGATCAAACACTGGAAATAGACCTTGAAGGTTCAGTAGCCCAGATTGTGGATGCATCTCCTTTTACTACCACTATTGTTGAAAGCGATATACAGGCTGAAAACGGCGTAATACATGTAATTGATAAAGTAATTATCCCTGAGGACGTGGTTACTCAATTGAATGGTTTTAGCATAGCTGCCTACACCCTATTTGATAGTGAATTTTCTATGTTCGGAGAAGCTCTTATGAAAGCTGAACATTTTGCAACCTTAAGAGACAGAGAAGACCTTACCGCTTTTATACCTACCAATGCAAGTTTTGAAGCATTTTTAGAAGCTAACGGTTATGCTTCTCTTGACGATGTACCGGCCGACGTTTTAACTCAAACAGTTTTATATCATGTAATGGGTTCAGTTGAAGAGGTAGAAGATTTTACAACTTCATACGTTGAAACCTTTGCAGAAGAAGCCACTACTACTAATAAATTAAGCATGTACGTAACCAATGATACCGACCTGGTAATAAACGGCGGAGTTGATAATGGCGGAGCAACAATTGTTGAATCTGATATAGTAACTTCAAATGGTGTAATACATGTGCCCGATGCGGTAATTAATTTACCAACTGTAGTTACTTTTGCAAAAGCTGATGCAACTCTTACAGCTTTCCTTGCTGCTTTAACGGTTGAAAACGGCTTTACTTTTGTAGAAACATTATCTTCAGCTGATGGTGACCCTGATCCGTTTACTGTATTTGCACCTACAAATGAGGCATTTGTAAGCTTTTTAACTGAATTAAGTATAACAAGTTTAGGCGATTTACCTACCACTGCAATTGAAGGTACATTGAACACACATGTAGTAACAGGTGAAAACTTGCTTTCTGCAGATTTGACTGACGCTATGACCATCAGCACTCTTGGTGACGATATAGTTGCTAATATAACCGGAGGAGCTACTCTTACTGATTCTCATGCCAGAGTTAGCAGTGTAGTAAATTCCGATATCCAGGCATGGAATGGTGTAATACATATTGTTGATAAAGTTATGCTTACATCTGACATTGACCTTTAA
- the yidC gene encoding membrane protein insertase YidC, translated as MEEKKFDLNSIIGFVLIGAVLVWLMYKNQPTPEEIEAQKAKQEQVEQQEKEEDVTAPSVYETAPVDFQDSLAIEKYKSTLGHFAYSATLPSASENITTIENDVVEFKISNKGGQIVEARLKSFKTYDSVPVYLIKDGNASFDLTFFTTDNRTLNTRNLYFQPSVTKNGNNKVLSMKLKASDDKFLEYRYELKPGEYLVDFTIRSQGLNSVISSAQPVNLDWKLKGIRHNKSITYENRYTRLTYQYDDGKVSKLSPARNDDETEENVEWISYRQHFFSSILATNSSFKSVALTSEDLVEEEDATAGFTKVYTSKIPLELQGGELNANMFWYYGPTDIKEFKKYKDLGFIDSIPFGWGIFGFINRNVFTPLYDFLSSIFPYGIAIIVMTILVRILMSPVTYKSYLSQAKMKVLRPEITEINEKYKDNAMKRQQETMKLYGKAGVSPMSGCVPALLQLPVFYALFMFFPTAFMLRQKSFLWAEDLSSYDTIAKLPFKIPFYGDHVSLFPILASLAIFFYMRMTTGQQQMMQQPTQEGMPDMGGIMKVMIYISPLMMLFFFNNYASGLSLYYFISNLITIVIMLVIKKVIIDEDKIHAQIQVNKSKPKKQSRFQQKMQEMMEQAEAQKKRKK; from the coding sequence ATGGAAGAAAAAAAGTTTGACCTGAATTCAATTATCGGTTTTGTACTTATAGGAGCTGTTTTAGTATGGTTAATGTATAAAAACCAGCCCACCCCCGAAGAAATTGAAGCTCAAAAAGCTAAACAAGAGCAAGTAGAACAACAGGAAAAAGAAGAGGACGTCACTGCTCCTTCAGTATATGAAACAGCCCCGGTAGATTTTCAGGATTCTCTTGCAATAGAAAAATATAAAAGTACCCTTGGGCATTTTGCCTATTCAGCTACATTACCTTCAGCTTCAGAAAATATAACTACTATTGAAAATGATGTGGTAGAATTTAAAATAAGCAATAAAGGAGGACAAATTGTTGAAGCAAGATTAAAAAGTTTTAAAACATATGATTCTGTACCTGTATATCTTATTAAAGACGGGAATGCTTCTTTTGATCTTACTTTTTTTACTACCGATAACAGGACCCTTAATACCCGCAACCTTTATTTTCAGCCTTCAGTTACCAAAAACGGAAATAACAAGGTACTTTCAATGAAGCTTAAAGCCTCTGACGATAAGTTCTTAGAGTACCGGTATGAATTAAAACCCGGTGAATACCTGGTTGATTTTACCATTCGCTCGCAGGGACTAAATTCTGTGATTAGCAGTGCTCAACCTGTTAACTTAGATTGGAAATTAAAAGGAATACGACATAATAAAAGTATTACTTACGAAAACCGTTATACCAGGCTAACTTATCAATATGATGACGGAAAAGTAAGTAAACTGAGCCCCGCACGTAATGATGATGAAACTGAAGAAAATGTGGAATGGATTTCTTACAGACAACATTTTTTCAGTTCTATTTTGGCTACTAATTCTTCATTTAAGTCGGTAGCACTAACCTCGGAAGACCTTGTTGAAGAAGAAGATGCTACTGCCGGATTTACCAAGGTGTATACTTCAAAAATACCTTTGGAACTGCAGGGAGGTGAGCTCAACGCAAACATGTTTTGGTATTATGGCCCTACAGATATAAAAGAATTCAAAAAATATAAAGATTTAGGATTTATTGATTCCATACCGTTTGGTTGGGGAATTTTTGGTTTCATAAACAGAAATGTTTTTACTCCTTTATACGATTTCCTAAGTTCCATTTTTCCTTATGGGATAGCTATTATTGTAATGACCATTTTAGTAAGGATATTAATGTCGCCGGTTACCTATAAATCATATTTATCACAAGCTAAAATGAAGGTTTTAAGGCCCGAAATAACCGAAATTAACGAAAAGTATAAAGATAATGCCATGAAGCGCCAGCAGGAAACCATGAAACTTTATGGCAAAGCAGGTGTAAGTCCTATGAGTGGTTGTGTACCTGCCTTATTACAATTACCGGTTTTCTATGCATTGTTTATGTTCTTTCCTACAGCCTTTATGTTACGCCAAAAAAGCTTTTTGTGGGCAGAAGATCTTTCGTCTTATGACACCATTGCAAAGCTGCCGTTTAAAATACCTTTTTATGGCGATCATGTAAGTTTATTTCCAATTTTGGCATCACTTGCAATTTTCTTTTATATGAGAATGACCACCGGGCAGCAACAAATGATGCAACAACCTACACAAGAAGGTATGCCCGATATGGGAGGTATCATGAAGGTAATGATATATATTTCGCCCTTAATGATGCTGTTCTTCTTTAACAATTATGCCAGCGGACTGAGTTTGTATTATTTTATATCAAACCTTATTACCATTGTTATTATGCTGGTAATTAAAAAGGTAATAATTGATGAAGATAAAATTCATGCCCAGATACAGGTAAATAAAAGCAAACCAAAAAAACAAAGCCGTTTCCAACAAAAAATGCAGGAAATGATGGAACAGGCTGAAGCCCAGAAAAAAAGGAAAAAATAA
- a CDS encoding CTP synthase translates to MAQTKYIFVTGGVTSSLGKGIIAASLAKLLQARGYKVTIQKLDPYINVDPGTLNPYEHGECYVTDDGAETDLDLGHYERFLNVKTSQANNVTTGRIYQSVINKERKGEFLGKTVQVVPHITNEIKERIQILGNGGEYDIVITEIGGTVGDIESLPYIESVRQLMWELGDNNAIVIHLTLVPYLSAAGELKTKPTQHSVKTLMESGIKADILVCRTEHELSDDLRQKLALFCNVKREAVIQSIDASTIYDVPTLMYEEGLDRVALQKLALPDDNRPDLTNWNQFLKRHKNPKNKVTIGLIGKYVELQDSYKSILESFIHAGAENEVEVKVQSIHSEYIDDKVLSEKISKLDGILVAPGFGERGIQGKIDTVKCARENNIPFLGVCLGMQMAVIEFARNVLKLEDANSTEMNANTPYPVIDIMEEQKSITQMGGTMRLGAWECKLKEGTLAREIYGNETIFERHRHRYEYNDEFKEQIEAAGLVSSGFNPETGLVEIVELPSHPWFIGVQYHPEYKSTVANPHPLFVAFIQAALKYKMSKTNATLA, encoded by the coding sequence ATGGCACAAACCAAATACATCTTTGTAACCGGAGGAGTAACCTCTTCATTAGGAAAAGGAATTATAGCTGCTTCATTGGCAAAATTGCTTCAGGCAAGAGGTTACAAAGTGACCATTCAAAAATTAGATCCGTATATAAATGTCGATCCCGGTACCCTTAACCCATATGAGCATGGAGAATGTTATGTGACTGATGACGGTGCAGAAACAGATTTAGACCTTGGACACTATGAAAGATTTCTTAATGTAAAAACATCCCAGGCTAATAATGTTACTACAGGAAGAATATACCAGAGCGTTATCAATAAAGAAAGAAAAGGTGAATTTTTAGGGAAGACCGTACAGGTAGTGCCCCATATTACTAATGAAATTAAAGAAAGAATCCAGATTTTAGGAAATGGCGGGGAATATGATATTGTAATTACCGAAATAGGAGGAACCGTAGGCGATATAGAATCCTTACCTTATATAGAATCAGTAAGGCAATTGATGTGGGAATTGGGCGATAATAATGCTATTGTTATTCACCTGACCTTAGTTCCTTATTTATCGGCAGCCGGAGAATTGAAAACCAAACCCACGCAGCACTCCGTTAAAACTTTGATGGAAAGCGGTATTAAAGCCGATATACTTGTGTGCCGGACCGAACATGAACTTTCAGATGATTTAAGGCAAAAACTTGCCTTATTCTGCAACGTAAAAAGGGAAGCGGTTATACAGTCTATAGATGCTTCAACTATATACGATGTTCCTACGTTAATGTACGAAGAAGGTTTAGACCGGGTAGCGCTTCAAAAACTTGCTTTACCCGATGATAATCGACCTGACCTGACCAACTGGAATCAATTTTTAAAGCGACATAAAAACCCGAAAAATAAAGTTACCATTGGCCTTATTGGTAAATATGTTGAGCTGCAGGACTCTTATAAGTCCATTTTAGAATCTTTTATACATGCCGGTGCGGAGAATGAAGTAGAAGTAAAAGTACAGTCAATTCACTCCGAATATATTGATGATAAAGTTTTATCGGAAAAGATTTCAAAGCTGGATGGTATCCTGGTAGCTCCCGGATTTGGCGAAAGAGGCATACAGGGAAAGATAGATACAGTTAAATGTGCACGGGAAAACAATATTCCTTTTTTAGGAGTTTGCCTTGGCATGCAAATGGCTGTTATTGAGTTTGCACGTAATGTATTGAAACTGGAAGATGCTAACTCAACCGAGATGAATGCCAATACTCCTTATCCTGTCATAGATATTATGGAAGAGCAGAAAAGTATCACACAAATGGGAGGTACTATGAGGCTGGGAGCATGGGAGTGCAAACTTAAAGAAGGTACTTTGGCAAGGGAAATTTACGGTAACGAAACCATATTTGAAAGGCACAGGCACCGTTATGAATACAATGATGAATTTAAAGAGCAAATTGAAGCAGCCGGCCTTGTTTCAAGTGGTTTTAATCCGGAGACCGGCCTTGTTGAAATTGTTGAATTACCCTCACATCCCTGGTTTATAGGGGTACAATACCACCCCGAATATAAAAGTACCGTAGCTAACCCCCATCCGCTATTTGTTGCTTTTATCCAGGCTGCCCTAAAATATAAAATGAGTAAAACAAATGCCACTTTGGCATAG
- a CDS encoding DUF3820 family protein, producing MLNLEDNKQFLVELAKAKMPFGKYKDRYLVDIPEAYYTWFKQKGFPKGKLGNQLQAMYEIKINGLESLIREIQQKF from the coding sequence TTGCTGAATCTCGAAGATAATAAACAATTTCTTGTAGAACTGGCAAAAGCAAAAATGCCTTTTGGGAAGTATAAAGACCGTTATTTGGTAGATATACCTGAAGCATACTACACCTGGTTTAAACAAAAAGGTTTTCCAAAAGGTAAGTTGGGCAATCAACTACAAGCTATGTATGAAATAAAAATAAACGGCCTGGAAAGTTTAATACGTGAAATTCAGCAAAAGTTTTAG
- a CDS encoding LysM peptidoglycan-binding domain-containing protein: MKKLIVFFLTFFFCAITYAQQYKTHAVKEGETIESIAKKYKVTPYDIIKLNPEVKDGLKPNTILIISGGQSVPDTTEEEVPETPIEEQIREATSFSIHKVRSKETIYGIARMYGISEEDLKRYNKELYSRELKKGEKIQIPRFSTPVVTATNPDIQTVSPVSENKTNEVLPVDNMPVTGQSVIDTTKYEKSFVFDSFKTHKVRRKETLYSLAKKYNITEDEIKRYNKELYARPLKKGEKIQIPVFKEVLVKKEAEDPLKAIKSIHIVKPKETRWGIANSYGLTIFQLKQLNPEMGEIIKIGDTLIIPQKETIIQVPDSDNFVFYEVKPKETLYSLTRIFKISNDSLQKYNPALKDGLKAGMILKFPKREAEGLNVQNSLIVKKFSLMDSIKPMSTSTIAYFIPFRLEAIDFRSKKDIERNIEKSRNLNVALDFYTGVLIALDSVKKLGISVNTKIFDSEASEVIVSDLAMSNDLKKYDAIIGPFMPSAFNRLAEHVRRDSVPAFAPFSNNIVLKEHVFQTIPSDDVIRAKMIAFIKENVGDRQLIIISDKENEEVKLKLVSEFPGAKVLTPIENTFIRLDDINPLLSKEKENWVIVETNNIALLTNVSGVLNSSMVEDIKVTMLTTKRGSAYDSQNVSNFHLSNLNFHYPTVDRVSKKGEAFNKAYEKKYKKLPSRYATRGYDLTMDVALRLAYSKNLDHTARYIGETEYVENKFEYDKSYSGGHYNKGVYIVKYENLEIVEVENTNNKLVVENTGN, from the coding sequence GTGAAAAAATTAATTGTATTTTTTTTGACTTTCTTTTTTTGTGCAATAACATATGCGCAACAATATAAAACACATGCTGTAAAAGAAGGTGAAACAATAGAAAGTATAGCAAAAAAATATAAGGTAACGCCTTATGATATTATTAAATTAAACCCCGAAGTTAAAGATGGTCTCAAACCTAATACTATTCTTATAATTTCAGGAGGGCAATCCGTTCCTGACACAACAGAAGAGGAAGTACCCGAGACACCAATTGAAGAACAAATAAGAGAGGCCACCTCATTTTCAATTCACAAAGTTCGTTCAAAAGAAACTATATATGGTATTGCAAGAATGTATGGCATATCGGAGGAAGATTTAAAACGCTATAATAAAGAATTGTATTCCCGGGAGCTTAAAAAAGGGGAAAAAATTCAAATACCAAGATTTTCTACTCCTGTGGTTACTGCTACTAACCCGGATATCCAAACAGTATCTCCTGTTTCAGAAAATAAAACCAATGAAGTTTTACCTGTAGATAATATGCCGGTTACTGGGCAATCGGTGATTGATACAACTAAGTATGAAAAAAGCTTTGTGTTTGATTCTTTTAAAACTCATAAGGTTAGGAGAAAAGAAACATTGTACAGTTTGGCTAAAAAATATAATATAACAGAAGATGAAATTAAACGATATAATAAAGAATTATATGCACGTCCGTTAAAAAAAGGAGAAAAAATTCAAATACCCGTTTTTAAAGAAGTTTTAGTTAAAAAAGAAGCTGAAGATCCTTTAAAAGCAATTAAAAGCATTCACATAGTAAAACCTAAGGAAACAAGATGGGGAATAGCCAATAGTTATGGTCTTACTATTTTTCAACTAAAACAGCTAAACCCTGAAATGGGAGAAATAATTAAAATAGGTGATACCCTTATAATTCCTCAAAAAGAGACTATTATACAAGTTCCCGATTCTGATAATTTTGTATTTTATGAAGTGAAACCTAAAGAAACACTTTATTCATTAACCCGGATATTTAAAATTTCCAATGATTCCCTTCAAAAATATAATCCGGCCCTTAAAGACGGTTTAAAGGCAGGTATGATTTTAAAATTCCCCAAACGAGAAGCCGAAGGATTAAATGTACAAAACTCGTTAATAGTGAAAAAGTTTTCACTTATGGATAGTATTAAACCCATGAGTACCTCTACTATTGCTTATTTTATCCCTTTTAGGTTGGAAGCAATAGACTTTCGTTCCAAAAAAGATATAGAAAGAAATATTGAAAAGAGCAGGAACCTTAATGTAGCTTTAGATTTTTATACCGGGGTGTTAATAGCTTTGGATTCGGTAAAGAAACTGGGTATTTCCGTTAACACAAAAATATTTGATAGCGAGGCTTCCGAAGTCATTGTAAGTGATTTGGCTATGAGTAATGACTTGAAAAAGTATGATGCTATAATCGGGCCTTTTATGCCTTCAGCCTTTAATAGGCTGGCAGAACACGTAAGAAGGGACTCTGTTCCTGCCTTTGCACCTTTTTCTAATAACATTGTTTTAAAAGAACATGTTTTTCAAACTATCCCTTCCGATGATGTAATCAGGGCCAAAATGATAGCTTTTATAAAGGAAAATGTTGGCGACCGGCAGTTAATAATTATAAGTGACAAAGAAAATGAAGAGGTGAAGTTAAAATTGGTGTCGGAATTTCCCGGGGCTAAAGTACTTACCCCCATTGAAAACACTTTTATCAGGTTAGACGATATAAATCCGCTCTTGTCTAAAGAAAAAGAAAACTGGGTAATAGTTGAAACAAACAATATAGCTTTATTAACAAATGTCTCAGGAGTTTTAAACTCATCAATGGTAGAAGATATAAAAGTAACCATGTTAACTACCAAAAGAGGTAGTGCCTATGACAGTCAAAACGTTTCTAATTTTCACTTGTCTAACCTTAACTTTCATTATCCTACGGTAGACAGGGTTTCAAAAAAAGGAGAAGCCTTTAATAAAGCTTATGAGAAGAAATATAAGAAACTGCCCAGCAGGTATGCAACCCGCGGATATGATTTAACTATGGATGTTGCCTTACGTTTGGCTTACAGTAAAAATCTTGATCATACTGCCCGTTATATTGGAGAGACCGAATATGTGGAAAATAAATTTGAATACGACAAAAGTTATTCAGGAGGTCATTATAATAAAGGGGTTTATATAGTTAAATATGAAAATCTTGAGATTGTTGAGGTAGAAAATACCAATAACAAATTGGTGGTCGAAAATACCGGTAATTAA